A single region of the Salarchaeum japonicum genome encodes:
- the trpB gene encoding tryptophan synthase subunit beta has protein sequence MSQKTFGDYGGQYVPEALMPALTELEDAYQRYVLENEDGFVDEFEERLRDFGGRPTPLQRADNLSERYGFDVYLKREDLVHGGAHKLNNALGQALLAKYMGKERVIAETGAGQHGTATAMACASLDLDCEIYMGRTDINRQRPNVYRMRIHGADVNPVDIGSGTLKEATNEAMRDWSRTVEDTHYVIGSVVGPHPFPTMVRDFQSVISEEAREQFRAQVGRLPEAVIACAGGGSNTMGAFHHFVDDEDVDLYAVEAGGSGLGVDNEESYAPNSASLGTGTEGVLHGARTKLLQTPEGQIVESHSVSAGLDYAGVGPELAYLVDEGRVTPVNVDDDAALNAFHRLATREGIIPALESSHALAYLEEYAEQRSAEHASGDAPRAGPVMVNVSGRGDKDLDTVIEESTERDIANAPDMEVYQ, from the coding sequence ATGAGTCAGAAAACGTTCGGCGACTACGGCGGACAGTACGTCCCCGAGGCCCTGATGCCCGCGCTGACGGAACTCGAGGACGCCTACCAGCGCTACGTGCTGGAGAACGAGGACGGCTTCGTCGACGAGTTCGAGGAGCGCCTCCGCGACTTCGGCGGCCGCCCGACGCCGCTCCAGCGCGCGGACAACCTCTCCGAGCGCTACGGCTTCGACGTGTACCTCAAGCGCGAAGACCTGGTGCACGGCGGCGCGCACAAGCTCAACAACGCGCTCGGGCAGGCCCTGCTCGCGAAGTACATGGGGAAAGAACGCGTCATCGCGGAGACGGGCGCGGGCCAGCACGGCACCGCGACGGCGATGGCGTGCGCCAGCCTCGATTTGGACTGCGAGATTTACATGGGCCGCACGGACATCAACCGCCAGCGGCCGAACGTCTACCGGATGCGCATCCACGGCGCGGACGTGAACCCCGTAGACATCGGGTCGGGGACGCTGAAGGAGGCGACGAACGAGGCGATGCGGGACTGGTCGCGCACGGTCGAGGACACGCACTACGTCATCGGGAGCGTGGTCGGCCCGCACCCGTTCCCGACGATGGTGCGGGACTTCCAGTCCGTCATCAGCGAGGAGGCGCGCGAGCAGTTCAGAGCGCAGGTCGGCCGGCTCCCCGAGGCCGTTATCGCGTGTGCGGGCGGTGGGTCGAACACGATGGGCGCGTTCCACCACTTCGTGGACGACGAGGACGTGGACCTCTACGCGGTCGAGGCGGGCGGAAGCGGCCTCGGCGTCGATAACGAGGAGTCGTACGCGCCGAACTCCGCGAGCCTCGGCACGGGCACGGAGGGCGTGTTGCACGGCGCGCGAACCAAGCTCCTCCAGACGCCGGAGGGCCAGATCGTGGAGTCCCATTCGGTCTCCGCCGGCCTCGACTACGCCGGCGTCGGCCCCGAACTCGCCTACCTCGTGGACGAGGGCCGCGTCACGCCCGTGAACGTGGACGACGACGCGGCGCTGAACGCGTTCCACCGGCTCGCCACCCGTGAGGGAATCATCCCCGCGCTCGAATCCAGTCACGCGCTCGCGTACCTGGAGGAGTACGCCGAGCAACGCTCCGCGGAACACGCGAGCGGCGATGCGCCGCGAGCGGGGCCGGTGATGGTGAACGTCTCCGGTCGCGGGGACAAAGACCTCGACACGGTCATCGAGGAGTCCACGGAGCGCGACATCGCGAACGCGCCCGACATGGAGGTGTACCAGTGA
- the trpA gene encoding tryptophan synthase subunit alpha yields the protein MSDLASAFDGEPALVSYIAAGDPSAEQTKEYVHALVEGGSDVIELGLPFSEPIAEGPTIQRAVKRALDAGMTPERYLDLVRELREEGVEVPLVCMTYYNLLLQHGQASRSDDDRASAAGCDARASPEAFVADAADAGIDGFVIPDLPVDEADDLKAACDEHGLDLVFIVAPTTTDDRLERMLSKASGFVYVQGRMGTTGARDDVSEDAHGSLDRLRKSTIPKAVGFGISAGEHAREIVAGGADGIIVGSAFVDLIAEHAADGTAAERLREKARELKDGAVAGAKETPESQST from the coding sequence GTGAGCGACCTCGCGTCGGCGTTCGACGGCGAACCCGCGCTCGTCTCGTACATCGCCGCCGGCGACCCCAGCGCCGAGCAGACGAAAGAGTACGTGCACGCGCTCGTCGAGGGCGGGAGCGACGTCATCGAACTCGGCCTGCCCTTCTCGGAGCCTATCGCGGAGGGCCCGACGATTCAGAGGGCCGTGAAGCGCGCGCTCGACGCCGGGATGACGCCCGAGCGCTACCTCGACCTCGTGCGCGAACTCCGCGAGGAGGGCGTCGAGGTGCCGCTCGTCTGCATGACGTACTACAACCTCCTGCTCCAGCACGGGCAGGCGTCGCGGAGCGACGACGACCGAGCGAGCGCGGCGGGATGCGACGCGCGAGCGTCCCCCGAGGCGTTCGTCGCGGACGCCGCCGACGCGGGTATCGACGGCTTCGTCATCCCGGACTTGCCGGTGGACGAGGCGGACGACCTGAAGGCGGCGTGCGACGAGCACGGCCTCGACCTGGTGTTCATCGTCGCGCCGACGACGACGGACGACCGGCTCGAACGGATGCTGTCGAAGGCGTCCGGGTTCGTGTACGTGCAGGGCCGGATGGGGACGACGGGCGCGCGCGACGACGTGAGCGAGGACGCGCACGGGAGCCTCGACCGGCTCCGGAAATCGACTATTCCGAAGGCGGTCGGGTTCGGTATCAGCGCGGGCGAGCACGCCCGGGAAATCGTCGCGGGCGGCGCGGACGGCATCATCGTCGGGAGCGCGTTCGTCGACCTCATCGCCGAGCACGCCGCGGACGGGACGGCGGCGGAGCGGTTGCGGGAGAAGGCGCGGGAGTTGAAGGACGGAGCGGTCGCGGGCGCGAAAGAGACGCCGGAATCACAATCGACATAG
- a CDS encoding 2-amino-3,7-dideoxy-D-threo-hept-6-ulosonate synthase, whose protein sequence is MNSTGKSARLDRISTGEKLVTIPMDHGITLGAVDGLKDIESTIDAVTRGGADAVLTQKGIAPRVHPNKNGKGYIVHLNASTTIGPDANDKRRTGTVEEAVRAGADAVSFHINVGSDHEPDQLADLARVTDEADRLGIPVLAMAYARGPGVDEHDARNLGHAVRLAEEAGADVVKTAYSGDSESFEHVVESTARPVIIAGGSPQGDLATLEAVRGAMDAGAKGVSMGRTVFQHDDPKAISEAVAAVVHDDAAPADALDAAGL, encoded by the coding sequence ATGAATTCTACCGGGAAATCCGCACGACTCGACCGAATCAGCACAGGAGAGAAGCTCGTGACGATTCCGATGGACCACGGCATCACGCTCGGGGCCGTAGACGGCCTGAAGGACATCGAATCCACCATCGACGCCGTCACCAGGGGCGGCGCTGACGCCGTGCTCACGCAGAAGGGTATCGCGCCGCGCGTCCACCCGAACAAGAACGGAAAGGGCTACATCGTCCACCTGAACGCCTCGACGACCATCGGCCCGGACGCGAACGACAAACGCCGCACGGGCACGGTGGAGGAAGCGGTGCGGGCGGGCGCGGACGCCGTCTCCTTCCACATCAACGTCGGGAGCGACCACGAACCCGACCAGCTCGCCGACCTCGCGCGCGTGACGGACGAGGCCGACCGGCTCGGCATCCCCGTGCTGGCGATGGCGTACGCGCGCGGCCCCGGCGTGGACGAACACGACGCGCGCAACCTCGGGCACGCCGTCCGACTCGCGGAGGAAGCGGGCGCGGACGTGGTGAAGACGGCGTACTCGGGCGACAGCGAGAGCTTCGAGCACGTCGTGGAGTCCACCGCGCGGCCGGTCATCATCGCGGGCGGCAGTCCGCAGGGCGACCTCGCGACCCTCGAAGCCGTGCGCGGCGCGATGGACGCCGGCGCGAAGGGCGTCTCGATGGGACGCACGGTGTTCCAGCACGACGACCCGAAAGCCATCTCGGAGGCCGTCGCGGCGGTCGTGCACGACGACGCAGCGCCCGCGGACGCGCTCGACGCGGCCGGCCTGTAG
- a CDS encoding 3-dehydroquinate synthase II, giving the protein MTERAVWLKADDSVGDWETRKRRITAGLEAGVDWVLVDESDVERVRELGSVNVAAFERDDVDVIGQAEEETEADCYVVGKDGEGDGTVDLPSDFSGSADLSALRRKDDVGGAYVRILGKDYESFAEAAAEEAAYTIVVGEDWTIIPLENLIARIGDETTLVAGVTTAEEAETAFETLDIGADAVLLDSDDPDEIRRTVQVRDAARRETLDLEWATVTAVEEAGSADRVCVDTGTLMDDDEGMLVGSMSRGLFFVHAETADSPYVASRPFRVNAGAVHAYVRTADGGTKYLAELGSGDDVQIVDTDGHTREGVVGRAKIERRPMFRVEAETAAGDRIETLLQNAETIKVATREGRTAVTDLEAGDEVKVYLEDGGRHFGEAIEERIIEQ; this is encoded by the coding sequence ATGACCGAACGCGCCGTCTGGCTGAAGGCGGACGACTCCGTCGGGGACTGGGAGACGCGGAAACGACGCATCACCGCGGGCCTGGAAGCCGGCGTGGACTGGGTGCTCGTGGACGAATCGGACGTGGAGCGCGTCCGCGAACTCGGGAGCGTGAACGTCGCCGCGTTCGAGCGCGACGACGTGGACGTCATCGGGCAGGCCGAGGAGGAGACGGAAGCGGACTGTTACGTCGTCGGGAAGGACGGCGAGGGCGACGGCACGGTCGACCTCCCCAGCGATTTCTCGGGGAGCGCCGACCTCTCCGCGCTCCGCCGGAAGGACGACGTGGGCGGCGCGTACGTCCGCATCCTCGGGAAGGACTACGAGTCGTTCGCGGAGGCCGCGGCCGAGGAGGCCGCGTACACCATCGTCGTCGGCGAGGACTGGACCATCATTCCCCTCGAAAACCTCATCGCGCGCATCGGCGACGAGACGACGCTCGTCGCGGGCGTCACCACCGCCGAGGAGGCCGAGACGGCGTTCGAGACGCTGGACATCGGCGCGGACGCCGTGCTCCTCGACTCCGACGACCCGGACGAGATTCGCCGCACGGTGCAGGTTCGGGACGCCGCTCGCCGCGAGACCCTCGACCTCGAATGGGCGACCGTCACCGCGGTGGAGGAGGCCGGGAGCGCCGACCGCGTCTGCGTCGATACGGGGACGCTGATGGACGACGACGAGGGGATGCTCGTCGGCTCCATGTCCAGGGGTCTGTTCTTCGTGCACGCCGAGACCGCGGACTCGCCGTACGTCGCAAGCCGGCCGTTCCGCGTGAACGCCGGCGCGGTGCACGCGTACGTCCGCACGGCCGACGGCGGCACGAAGTACCTCGCGGAACTCGGGAGCGGCGACGACGTGCAGATAGTGGACACGGACGGCCACACCCGCGAGGGCGTCGTGGGGCGCGCGAAAATCGAACGCCGCCCGATGTTCCGCGTCGAAGCGGAGACGGCGGCGGGCGACCGCATCGAGACGCTCCTCCAGAACGCGGAGACCATCAAGGTCGCCACTCGCGAGGGCCGGACGGCGGTCACCGACCTCGAAGCGGGCGACGAGGTGAAGGTCTACCTCGAAGACGGCGGCCGGCACTTCGGCGAAGCCATCGAGGAGCGAATCATCGAACAGTAG
- a CDS encoding universal stress protein, producing the protein MSIVVPFDGSELSRAALRRARQFQSVLDERLVAVTVVERNAERARERGWLDDEEEFDADRVVGAIHEAVAELAPEADFRHELLGRRASAGAVARHVRSMAREEDANIVFVGSENAGNLVSSVSSVGSSVAADDYYDVFIVRHTEPGAGAQPAEEYR; encoded by the coding sequence ATGTCGATTGTCGTCCCGTTCGACGGCTCCGAGTTGTCCCGAGCGGCGCTCAGGCGCGCGCGCCAGTTCCAGTCCGTGCTCGACGAGCGACTCGTCGCCGTCACCGTCGTCGAACGCAACGCGGAGCGTGCCCGGGAGCGCGGCTGGCTCGACGACGAGGAGGAGTTCGACGCCGACCGGGTCGTTGGCGCGATTCACGAGGCGGTCGCGGAACTCGCGCCCGAGGCCGACTTCCGGCACGAACTCCTCGGGCGGCGCGCGTCCGCCGGCGCGGTCGCCCGGCACGTCCGGAGCATGGCGCGCGAGGAGGACGCGAACATCGTCTTCGTCGGTAGCGAGAACGCCGGCAACCTCGTCTCCTCGGTGAGTAGCGTCGGGAGTAGCGTCGCCGCCGACGACTACTACGACGTGTTCATCGTCCGGCACACCGAACCCGGCGCGGGCGCACAGCCCGCAGAAGAGTACCGCTGA
- a CDS encoding zinc ribbon domain-containing protein, translating into MALNRRGILAAALSFVYPGLGQLYRRAWIRAFAWVTLAVAIAYLLTPTELLTAFEEQGLAVFETATIPMELTIALLVIRVLSAADAYFLAVAQAADRDAALADAVPTPGSADAEPGADAAASEDDAATCPNCGREIDEELDFCPWCTYEFENE; encoded by the coding sequence GTGGCTCTGAACCGACGCGGCATCCTCGCCGCCGCCCTCTCGTTCGTCTACCCCGGTCTCGGCCAGCTCTACCGCCGCGCGTGGATTCGCGCGTTCGCGTGGGTCACCCTCGCCGTCGCCATCGCGTACCTCCTCACGCCGACGGAACTCCTCACCGCGTTCGAGGAGCAGGGACTCGCGGTGTTCGAGACGGCGACCATCCCGATGGAACTCACTATCGCATTGCTCGTGATTCGCGTTCTCAGCGCCGCCGACGCCTACTTCCTCGCGGTCGCGCAGGCCGCAGACCGCGACGCGGCGCTCGCGGACGCCGTCCCCACTCCCGGTAGCGCGGACGCGGAACCCGGGGCGGACGCCGCGGCGAGCGAGGACGACGCCGCGACCTGCCCGAACTGCGGGCGCGAAATCGACGAGGAACTCGACTTCTGTCCGTGGTGTACGTACGAGTTCGAGAACGAGTAG
- a CDS encoding CPBP family intramembrane glutamic endopeptidase, with protein MSSPATAAFLGVCVFLAFAVVALSRATPADAVPDTTDVSAGVLYANVALTHGTLLVVVAATAWLFDVPRDLLGVGTRPLPEAVIAGVLAGVVLAAGNAGAARAADALGVPYSDALTDLLTPASTRGWVALLGGVLPLVALAEELLFRAALVGVLAGFDTPVVVAVAFSSALFGLAHGAQGVAGVVVAGVLGVALAAVFVLTNSLVAVVVAHALVNAVELVGHATRGD; from the coding sequence ATGAGTAGTCCCGCGACTGCGGCGTTCCTCGGCGTCTGCGTCTTCCTCGCGTTCGCGGTGGTCGCGCTGTCGCGTGCGACACCGGCGGACGCCGTCCCGGACACGACCGACGTGTCGGCGGGCGTGCTGTACGCGAACGTCGCGCTCACGCACGGCACGCTCCTCGTCGTCGTCGCGGCGACGGCGTGGCTGTTCGACGTTCCCCGCGACCTGCTCGGCGTCGGTACGCGCCCGCTCCCCGAGGCGGTGATCGCGGGCGTGCTCGCCGGCGTCGTGCTCGCGGCCGGGAACGCGGGGGCGGCGCGGGCCGCGGACGCGCTCGGCGTCCCCTACTCGGACGCCCTTACCGACCTCCTCACGCCCGCGTCCACCCGGGGATGGGTGGCGTTGCTCGGCGGCGTCCTGCCGCTGGTGGCGCTCGCGGAGGAACTGCTCTTCCGCGCCGCCTTGGTCGGCGTGCTCGCCGGGTTCGACACGCCCGTCGTCGTCGCGGTCGCGTTCTCCAGCGCCCTGTTCGGCCTCGCGCACGGCGCGCAGGGCGTGGCCGGCGTCGTCGTCGCCGGCGTGCTCGGCGTCGCGCTCGCCGCCGTCTTCGTCCTCACGAACAGCCTCGTCGCCGTCGTCGTCGCGCACGCGCTCGTGAACGCCGTCGAACTCGTCGGCCACGCGACCCGGGGGGATTAA
- the lonB gene encoding ATP-dependent protease LonB gives MSNEPPTDSPPENEYGSHGNEPEEPADPIGDLEDLGSEVDVEGDVEIDEDAAEDDLLGGLKVDDTSDIKVPDRLVDQVIGQEDARDIVLRAAKQHRHVMMIGSPGTGKSMLAKAMSQLLPKENLQDILVYHNPDDSNEPKVRTVPAGKGDQIVEAHREESRKRNQMRSLLMWVIIAVVIGYAFLIAFQPLMGILAAGILYFAFRYTNQGGDAMVPKLLINNADRQTAPFKDATGAHAGALLGDVRHDPFQSGGMGTPAHERVESGAIHEANKGVLFLDEINTLDVRSQQKLMTAIQEGEFSITGQSERSSGAMVQTEPVPCDFIMVAAGNMDAMENMHPALRSRIKGYGYEVYMEDTIDDTPEMRRKYARFVAQEVENDGRLPHFEPDAVSEIILEAKRRAGRKDSLTLELRNLGGLVRVAGDIAKSKGHEKTQRADVLEAKKRSRSIEQQVADDYIERRKDYELRATEQDAVGRVNGLAVMGGDSGIMMPVMAEVTPRQGEGGEIFATGKLQEIAQEAVENVSAIIKKYTGESIADKDIHIQFVQSYEGVEGDSASITVATAVISALEDIPIDQSLAMTGSLSVRGDVLPVGGVTHKIEAAAKAGCDKVIIPKANEQDVMIEDEYKDEIEVIPVSHLSEVLDVALVGEPEKDSLVTRLKSITGKALDQQVGPNSSPSPQ, from the coding sequence ATGAGCAACGAGCCCCCGACAGACTCACCCCCCGAGAACGAGTACGGCAGCCACGGGAACGAACCCGAGGAGCCTGCTGACCCCATCGGGGACCTCGAAGACCTCGGTAGCGAGGTCGACGTCGAGGGTGACGTCGAAATCGACGAGGACGCGGCGGAGGACGACCTCCTCGGCGGCCTCAAGGTCGACGACACCTCGGACATCAAGGTCCCGGACCGCCTGGTCGACCAAGTCATCGGCCAGGAGGACGCCCGCGACATCGTGCTGCGGGCGGCGAAACAGCACCGTCACGTGATGATGATCGGGTCGCCGGGAACGGGGAAGTCCATGCTGGCGAAGGCGATGAGCCAGCTCCTCCCGAAGGAGAACCTCCAGGACATCCTCGTCTACCACAACCCCGACGACTCGAACGAACCGAAAGTTCGCACCGTCCCCGCGGGGAAGGGCGACCAGATTGTGGAAGCCCACCGCGAGGAGTCCCGTAAACGCAACCAGATGCGGTCGCTGTTGATGTGGGTCATCATCGCGGTCGTCATCGGGTACGCGTTCCTCATCGCGTTCCAGCCGCTGATGGGGATTCTCGCGGCCGGTATCCTCTACTTCGCGTTCCGCTACACGAACCAGGGCGGGGACGCGATGGTGCCGAAACTCCTCATCAACAACGCCGACCGGCAGACCGCGCCGTTCAAGGACGCGACCGGCGCGCACGCCGGCGCGCTCCTCGGCGACGTGCGCCACGACCCCTTCCAGTCCGGCGGAATGGGGACGCCCGCGCACGAACGCGTGGAGTCCGGCGCGATTCACGAGGCGAACAAGGGCGTGTTGTTCCTCGACGAAATCAACACGCTCGACGTCCGCAGCCAGCAGAAGCTGATGACGGCGATTCAGGAGGGCGAGTTCTCCATCACCGGCCAGTCCGAGCGCAGTTCGGGCGCGATGGTGCAGACCGAACCCGTCCCCTGCGACTTCATCATGGTCGCCGCCGGGAACATGGACGCGATGGAGAACATGCACCCCGCGCTCCGCTCCCGCATCAAGGGGTACGGGTACGAGGTGTACATGGAGGACACCATCGACGACACCCCGGAGATGCGGCGGAAGTACGCGCGGTTCGTCGCCCAAGAGGTGGAGAACGACGGCCGCCTCCCGCACTTCGAACCGGACGCGGTGAGCGAAATCATCCTCGAAGCGAAGCGCCGCGCCGGCCGGAAGGACAGCCTGACGCTCGAACTCCGGAACCTCGGCGGTCTCGTCCGCGTCGCGGGCGACATCGCGAAGTCGAAGGGCCACGAGAAGACCCAGCGCGCGGACGTCCTGGAGGCGAAGAAGCGCTCGCGGAGCATCGAACAGCAGGTCGCGGACGACTACATCGAGCGCCGGAAGGACTACGAACTCCGCGCGACGGAGCAGGACGCGGTCGGCCGCGTCAACGGACTCGCGGTGATGGGCGGCGACTCCGGTATCATGATGCCCGTCATGGCCGAGGTCACGCCCCGGCAGGGCGAGGGCGGCGAAATCTTCGCCACCGGGAAACTCCAGGAAATCGCCCAGGAGGCCGTGGAGAACGTCTCCGCCATCATCAAGAAGTACACGGGCGAGTCCATCGCGGACAAGGACATCCACATCCAGTTCGTGCAGTCCTACGAGGGCGTCGAGGGCGACTCCGCCTCGATTACGGTCGCGACGGCCGTCATCAGCGCGCTGGAGGACATCCCCATCGACCAGAGTCTCGCGATGACCGGCAGCCTCAGCGTCCGCGGGGACGTGCTGCCCGTCGGCGGCGTCACGCACAAGATCGAGGCCGCGGCGAAAGCCGGCTGTGATAAGGTCATCATCCCGAAGGCGAACGAACAGGACGTGATGATCGAGGACGAGTACAAGGACGAGATAGAGGTCATCCCCGTCAGCCACCTCAGCGAAGTGCTGGACGTGGCGCTCGTCGGGGAACCCGAGAAGGACTCGCTCGTCACGCGCCTGAAGTCCATCACGGGGAAGGCGCTCGACCAGCAGGTCGGCCCGAACAGCAGTCCGAGCCCCCAGTAA
- a CDS encoding nicotinamide-nucleotide adenylyltransferase: MTRGFYIGRFQPYHEGHHRVVEAISDEVDELVVGVGSGDKSHSTRNPFTAGERVMMITKALVDVDVVTYVVPIEDINRNAVWVSHVQSMTPKFDVAYSNNPLVIRLFGEAGVEVRQSPMFERDVLEGTEIRNRMVQDEDWRELVPDPVAGVIDEIDGIERIRQVSDTDAG; this comes from the coding sequence ATGACGCGCGGGTTCTACATCGGCCGATTCCAGCCGTACCACGAGGGCCACCATCGCGTCGTCGAAGCCATCTCCGACGAAGTGGACGAACTCGTCGTCGGCGTCGGAAGCGGCGACAAATCCCACAGCACGCGCAACCCCTTCACGGCGGGCGAGCGCGTGATGATGATAACGAAAGCGCTCGTGGACGTGGACGTCGTCACGTACGTCGTCCCCATCGAGGACATCAACCGGAACGCCGTCTGGGTGAGCCACGTCCAGTCCATGACCCCGAAGTTCGACGTGGCGTACTCCAACAACCCCCTCGTCATCCGGCTGTTCGGCGAGGCCGGCGTCGAAGTCCGCCAGTCCCCGATGTTCGAACGCGACGTGCTGGAGGGAACCGAAATCCGCAACCGAATGGTGCAGGACGAGGACTGGCGCGAACTCGTCCCCGACCCCGTCGCCGGCGTCATCGACGAAATCGACGGCATCGAACGCATCCGCCAAGTCAGCGACACCGACGCCGGATAG
- a CDS encoding trimeric intracellular cation channel family protein, which translates to MNVFDVMNAVGLVAFAIVGSLKASDADLDLLGIAVLGFLTALGGGITRDVLVGRTPAALSGSGDVLWTFVGVLVALALAVVVDERGLLDSPALLVPDAVGLAAFAATGALVGVSAGVSSFGVVVLATLTGVGGGTISDVLLDRVPFVLTEDFYASCALIGGVLFVLAVDAGVGRRTAALACAGVVFALRLLAVHREWRLPSV; encoded by the coding sequence ATGAACGTCTTCGACGTGATGAACGCGGTCGGGTTGGTCGCGTTCGCGATCGTCGGCTCTCTCAAGGCGAGCGACGCCGACCTCGACCTGCTCGGAATCGCCGTTCTGGGGTTCTTGACGGCGCTCGGCGGCGGTATCACGCGGGACGTGCTGGTGGGGCGGACGCCGGCGGCGCTGTCGGGGAGCGGGGACGTGCTGTGGACGTTCGTCGGGGTGCTGGTGGCGCTCGCGCTGGCGGTCGTGGTGGACGAGCGCGGCCTGCTGGACAGCCCCGCGCTTCTGGTGCCGGACGCGGTGGGGTTAGCGGCGTTCGCGGCGACGGGCGCGCTCGTCGGCGTTTCGGCGGGCGTGTCGTCGTTCGGGGTGGTGGTGCTCGCGACGTTGACGGGCGTCGGCGGCGGCACCATCAGCGACGTGCTGCTCGACCGCGTGCCGTTCGTCCTCACGGAGGACTTCTACGCGTCCTGTGCGCTCATCGGCGGCGTCCTGTTCGTTCTCGCCGTGGACGCGGGCGTGGGGCGGCGGACGGCCGCGCTCGCCTGTGCGGGCGTCGTGTTCGCGCTCCGCCTGCTCGCGGTTCACCGCGAGTGGCGGCTCCCGTCAGTGTAG